In Effusibacillus lacus, one genomic interval encodes:
- a CDS encoding ABC transporter substrate-binding protein codes for MTLAFGALAGCGGNKPAATSNNAGGASGGETIKIGANLELTGDVASYGTSARDGAKLAIEEINNAGGVLGKKLELVEADNASKNEESIRAAQKLLSEKVVAIVGAATSGNSVAMIPAVTEKKVPFISPSGTAEKVTVDERSGKLNEFAFRASFIDPFQGTVAAKFAINDLKAKTAAIYTDSSNDYSKGLAKSFKEQFTKLGGQVVAEENYQKRDTDFKAVLTRIKDKKPDVIYVPGYYEEVGKIIKQGREAGITVPFLGGDGWDSAELAKIAGNDNLKNTFFTNHYAADDKTPEVQAFVEAFKKKYNKTPDGFAILGYDSVKLIAEAIKKANSTDGTKIKDALASIKDYKAASGVISYDEKHNPVKSAVIIEMKDGKQTFKTKVNP; via the coding sequence ATGACCCTGGCATTCGGTGCGCTGGCAGGATGCGGCGGAAACAAACCGGCCGCGACCAGCAATAATGCGGGGGGAGCTTCCGGCGGTGAAACGATTAAAATCGGCGCCAACCTCGAATTGACGGGAGACGTGGCGTCCTACGGAACATCTGCCCGCGACGGCGCGAAACTGGCGATTGAAGAAATTAACAATGCCGGTGGGGTGCTCGGGAAAAAGCTTGAACTGGTTGAAGCGGACAACGCTTCGAAGAATGAAGAGTCAATCCGCGCAGCGCAAAAACTTCTCTCCGAGAAAGTGGTTGCCATTGTGGGCGCTGCAACATCCGGCAACTCGGTAGCAATGATTCCGGCGGTTACAGAGAAAAAAGTGCCGTTCATTTCTCCTTCGGGAACGGCTGAAAAAGTCACAGTTGACGAAAGAAGCGGCAAGCTCAACGAATTTGCTTTCCGTGCAAGCTTCATTGACCCGTTCCAGGGAACTGTGGCGGCAAAGTTTGCTATCAATGATTTGAAAGCAAAGACCGCTGCCATCTATACCGACAGTTCCAACGACTACTCAAAAGGTCTCGCCAAGTCCTTTAAGGAACAGTTTACGAAACTGGGTGGGCAGGTTGTAGCCGAAGAAAACTACCAGAAAAGGGATACCGATTTTAAAGCGGTCCTGACACGCATCAAGGACAAGAAACCGGATGTTATCTACGTTCCGGGCTATTATGAAGAAGTCGGCAAAATCATCAAGCAGGGCCGTGAGGCGGGCATTACCGTTCCGTTCCTGGGCGGTGACGGTTGGGACAGCGCAGAACTGGCAAAGATTGCCGGCAACGACAATCTGAAAAACACATTCTTCACGAACCACTATGCGGCTGACGACAAGACTCCCGAAGTGCAAGCGTTTGTTGAGGCATTCAAGAAAAAGTACAACAAAACCCCGGACGGATTTGCGATTCTCGGTTATGATTCAGTTAAACTGATCGCGGAAGCAATCAAGAAAGCAAACAGCACGGACGGAACCAAGATCAAAGATGCTTTGGCATCCATTAAAGACTACAAAGCGGCTTCCGGTGTCATCAGCTATGACGAGAAACACAATCCGGTCAAATCTGCAGTTATTATCGAAATGAAGGACGGCAAACAAACTTTCAAAACAAAGGTCAATCCTTAA
- a CDS encoding branched-chain amino acid ABC transporter permease produces the protein MDYVIQQIINGISVGSIYALIALGYTMVYGIIKLINFAHGDVFMVGAFVGLFSVQALEAQGMQSKIAIFLIALLVSMIASALLGIVIERTAYKPLRNASRIAVLITAIGVSFMLEYLMVYFLGPQVKGFPEIIEKTQYTIFGVQIDSNQIMILLVTVALMVILQFVVHRTKIGKAMRAVSFDQEAARLMGINVDTTISATFAVGSALAAAGGVIFGMTYSSVDPFMGIIPGLKAFVAAVLGGIGIIPGAFVGGLLLGVIETGVSSVGYSMWRDGVAFAILIGILIFKPSGLFGKNVREKV, from the coding sequence ATGGACTACGTTATTCAGCAGATCATCAACGGAATTTCAGTCGGAAGCATCTATGCACTGATTGCACTAGGGTATACGATGGTATATGGGATTATCAAGCTGATCAACTTTGCGCACGGCGACGTGTTTATGGTGGGGGCATTTGTTGGTTTATTCTCGGTACAGGCACTTGAAGCGCAGGGAATGCAAAGCAAAATCGCAATCTTTCTGATTGCTTTGCTGGTTTCGATGATTGCAAGTGCCCTTCTGGGCATCGTGATTGAAAGAACTGCATACAAACCTCTGCGTAACGCTTCCCGTATTGCTGTTCTGATTACCGCTATCGGGGTTTCTTTCATGCTTGAATACTTGATGGTATATTTTCTCGGACCACAGGTCAAAGGGTTTCCCGAAATTATTGAGAAGACACAGTATACGATTTTCGGGGTTCAGATTGATTCGAACCAGATCATGATTCTTTTGGTGACAGTCGCACTGATGGTCATTTTGCAGTTCGTTGTCCACCGTACCAAAATCGGCAAAGCGATGCGGGCGGTGTCCTTTGATCAGGAAGCGGCCCGTTTGATGGGAATCAATGTGGATACTACAATTTCAGCGACTTTTGCAGTAGGGTCCGCGCTCGCGGCAGCAGGTGGAGTCATTTTCGGAATGACGTACAGCTCGGTTGATCCCTTTATGGGAATTATTCCGGGACTCAAAGCATTTGTCGCAGCAGTTCTCGGAGGAATCGGGATCATTCCGGGCGCTTTTGTCGGAGGTTTGCTGCTTGGAGTAATCGAGACGGGTGTTTCATCCGTTGGGTATTCAATGTGGCGGGATGGAGTTGCATTTGCCATTCTGATCGGGATCCTGATTTTTAAACCGTCGGGCCTCTTTGGCAAGAATGTTCGCGAGAAAGTGTAG
- a CDS encoding RNA-guided endonuclease InsQ/TnpB family protein, translating to MKLSKSTLKHKVNESDFRMDSVLHFEIRPTAEQEKQLFHTFDLCRKLYNYALDQRIRSYKETGKGLTYRDQQNMLPAFKEANPEYKAVQSQVLQDVLRRLDRAFVNFFEKRAGYPRFKDKLRFRSITIPQSDVRRNFGKEGYIYIPKIGHIKLNAHQAFDPSKVKIINVKFQNGKWYTNLTVETDSKPPVSDIQLAVGIDMGLFQIAVTSDGEQYENPRWITKSEKRLKKLQRRLSQKHKGSQNRQKAKHQLQKLHDHISNQRKDYLHKISHRLVQKYVLICIEDLQVKGMMKNHRLAKSIANASWNRLANYLEYKSRRFGKTLVKVNPKNTSQKCSNCRQIVKKNLSERIHQCPYCHVVLDRDLNAAINILQAGLNMIA from the coding sequence TTGAAATTGTCAAAAAGTACATTGAAACACAAGGTGAACGAATCTGATTTTAGGATGGATTCCGTATTGCATTTTGAAATCAGACCGACAGCGGAACAAGAAAAACAACTGTTCCACACCTTCGATCTGTGCCGCAAACTATACAACTATGCACTGGATCAACGGATTCGTTCCTACAAAGAAACTGGAAAAGGACTTACCTACCGGGACCAGCAGAACATGCTACCGGCATTCAAAGAGGCTAATCCCGAATATAAAGCGGTACAATCGCAAGTGCTGCAAGATGTATTACGGAGGTTAGACCGTGCATTTGTCAATTTTTTTGAGAAACGTGCAGGATACCCCCGATTTAAAGATAAACTTCGCTTTCGCTCAATCACCATCCCACAAAGTGATGTGAGAAGAAACTTTGGTAAGGAAGGATACATCTACATCCCCAAGATTGGCCACATCAAACTGAATGCCCACCAAGCCTTTGACCCCTCAAAAGTGAAAATCATCAATGTCAAGTTCCAAAATGGCAAGTGGTATACAAATCTCACTGTCGAAACTGACAGCAAACCACCTGTATCCGACATCCAGCTTGCTGTAGGAATTGATATGGGCCTGTTTCAGATTGCTGTGACCTCTGATGGCGAACAGTATGAGAATCCCAGATGGATAACCAAGAGCGAGAAACGCCTAAAGAAATTGCAGCGCAGACTTAGCCAAAAACACAAAGGGAGCCAGAATCGTCAAAAAGCAAAGCACCAATTGCAAAAACTGCATGACCATATCAGCAATCAACGAAAAGATTATTTGCACAAAATCAGCCACCGATTGGTTCAAAAATACGTTCTGATTTGCATCGAGGATCTGCAAGTAAAAGGGATGATGAAAAATCATCGGCTTGCCAAGTCCATCGCTAATGCAAGTTGGAATCGGTTAGCAAATTATTTGGAATACAAATCCCGAAGATTCGGAAAAACGCTGGTCAAAGTGAATCCGAAAAATACTTCTCAAAAATGTTCAAATTGCAGACAAATCGTAAAGAAAAATCTGTCTGAGCGAATTCATCAATGTCCTTATTGTCATGTTGTACTGGATCGGGATCTCAATGCTGCCATCAATATCCTGCAAGCAGGACTCAACATGATCGCCTAG
- the menA gene encoding 1,4-dihydroxy-2-naphthoate octaprenyltransferase — protein sequence MDNRQSNLFQIWFQAIRFPSLTAGLIPVMLGGAFAVIDRAFQSVPFLLALLGSMLLQAGTHLLNDYYDDLSGADRGEFVTGNAIQRGLLTPKQVYMAGLICFLLALLPGLYLVTKVGSGVLWFGLAGFILGYCYSGGPFPLAYRGFGEPAVFLAMGPLLVLATYFVQVGTIRWSVLLGSIPAGLLAAAILHTNNLRDREQDPSVGKITLANLLTENNAKLTLAGLLAAAYAIQAILVLFGVIPLLALLPLLTLPIAVRVIRRAWTSQTPLEINLVLGLTVLLQLLFGMAYALGLFASVLFM from the coding sequence TTGGATAACCGGCAGAGCAATCTGTTTCAGATATGGTTTCAGGCGATTCGTTTTCCATCCTTGACTGCGGGTCTGATCCCAGTCATGTTGGGTGGAGCATTTGCTGTGATAGATCGGGCTTTTCAAAGCGTACCGTTTCTCCTTGCATTGCTTGGCAGTATGCTGTTGCAGGCGGGAACCCATCTGCTCAACGATTATTATGATGACCTGTCAGGAGCCGACAGGGGCGAATTTGTTACAGGCAATGCGATCCAAAGAGGACTGCTTACTCCAAAGCAAGTGTATATGGCCGGCCTGATCTGCTTTTTGCTGGCTCTCCTGCCAGGACTTTATTTGGTGACTAAAGTAGGGAGCGGAGTTTTATGGTTCGGGCTGGCCGGTTTCATTCTCGGCTATTGCTACAGCGGAGGACCGTTTCCCCTTGCCTACAGGGGGTTCGGGGAACCTGCCGTCTTTTTGGCGATGGGCCCTCTGCTGGTGCTGGCCACTTACTTTGTACAGGTGGGCACGATCCGCTGGAGCGTTCTTCTCGGCTCAATCCCGGCAGGTCTTCTCGCTGCCGCGATCCTGCACACCAACAACCTGCGCGACAGGGAACAGGATCCTTCCGTCGGGAAGATCACTTTAGCCAATTTGCTGACGGAGAACAATGCCAAGCTGACATTGGCCGGACTTCTCGCAGCAGCCTATGCGATACAGGCTATTCTGGTTCTGTTTGGCGTGATTCCCTTGCTGGCCTTGCTTCCTTTGCTGACTCTTCCTATAGCCGTCAGGGTAATCCGCAGGGCATGGACAAGCCAAACCCCGTTGGAGATCAATCTGGTATTGGGTCTGACGGTTTTGCTGCAGTTATTGTTCGGCATGGCTTATGCCCTTGGGCTGTTTGCCTCCGTTTTGTTTATGTAA
- a CDS encoding ABC transporter ATP-binding protein, with protein sequence MAQQTFLLDVQNASRTFGGLKAVSDVSMQIRKGELVGLIGPNGAGKTTLFNLLTGVYEPSEGRILLNGVSVGGSKPYQITQKGAARTFQNIRLFGNLSVLDNVKIAYHQHSKHSVFSSVLRLPSHFRGEAEMTEKAVEFLKIFKLDGKKDELAKNLPYGEQRRLEIARALAARPQLLLLDEPAAGMNPQETHDLMNLIQWIRQEFDLTILLIEHDMSLVMGVCERIYVLDRGMLIAEGTPNEIKNNPKVIEAYLGQEA encoded by the coding sequence ATGGCACAACAAACATTCCTTCTTGATGTACAGAACGCCAGCCGTACCTTTGGAGGATTAAAAGCTGTTTCCGACGTTTCCATGCAGATCCGCAAAGGGGAATTGGTTGGGCTCATTGGACCCAACGGTGCCGGAAAAACCACTTTGTTCAATCTTTTGACGGGTGTATACGAGCCATCGGAAGGGCGAATTCTTTTGAACGGTGTGTCTGTGGGCGGCAGCAAACCCTATCAGATCACGCAAAAAGGTGCAGCCCGCACGTTCCAGAATATTCGATTGTTTGGCAACCTGTCAGTTTTGGACAATGTAAAAATCGCGTATCACCAGCATTCCAAGCATTCGGTGTTCTCTTCCGTATTGAGGCTTCCGTCTCATTTCAGGGGTGAGGCGGAGATGACAGAAAAAGCCGTCGAGTTTCTGAAGATCTTTAAATTGGACGGGAAAAAGGATGAACTTGCCAAAAATTTGCCCTATGGGGAACAACGCCGGCTGGAGATCGCCCGCGCTTTGGCGGCCCGTCCGCAACTGCTCCTGCTTGATGAACCGGCTGCAGGCATGAACCCGCAAGAAACACATGATCTGATGAATCTTATTCAGTGGATTCGACAGGAGTTTGATCTGACAATTTTGTTAATCGAGCATGACATGTCGCTTGTAATGGGTGTCTGTGAAAGAATCTATGTGCTGGATCGGGGAATGTTGATTGCCGAGGGTACACCGAATGAGATCAAGAACAATCCGAAAGTCATTGAAGCATATCTGGGACAGGAGGCGTAG
- a CDS encoding branched-chain amino acid ABC transporter permease gives MRLQNKSFWTGIVISVLIYAACQLLIETGVLDDQTKTTLILICINIILGVSLNLINGITGQFSIGHAGFMSIGAYLSAILTLDFDLPFVVALILGGLAAAAAGMIIGIPSLRLKGDYLAIATLGFGEIIRIIWINTDYVGGAAGLSGIPNETNWTWVFVWTLITVVVINNFVNSTHGRACISVRENEIAAEAMGINTTMYKVMAFVIGAFFAGVAGGLSAHMFYILTPQSFNFLKSFEILVIVVLGGLGSTSGSIVGAIVLTLLYTWLQEWPEIRMLVYSGLLVLIMIFRPQGLLGTREITFNFLKKRGVQDGTTNIPS, from the coding sequence ATGCGCTTGCAAAACAAAAGTTTCTGGACCGGAATCGTTATTAGTGTTTTGATCTACGCGGCATGCCAGTTGCTGATTGAGACCGGGGTGCTGGACGACCAGACCAAAACAACACTCATCCTCATCTGCATTAATATTATTCTTGGGGTATCGCTGAATCTGATTAACGGCATAACCGGGCAGTTCTCGATTGGCCACGCAGGCTTCATGTCCATTGGCGCCTATCTGTCTGCCATTTTGACGCTCGACTTTGATTTGCCATTTGTAGTGGCTCTGATACTTGGCGGATTGGCCGCAGCTGCAGCAGGCATGATCATAGGAATTCCGTCTTTGCGTCTGAAAGGCGATTATCTTGCGATTGCAACGCTTGGCTTTGGAGAAATCATCCGGATTATTTGGATCAATACCGATTACGTAGGCGGCGCCGCCGGTTTGAGCGGCATCCCGAATGAAACCAACTGGACCTGGGTGTTTGTTTGGACTTTGATTACCGTCGTGGTGATCAATAACTTTGTCAATTCCACCCATGGCAGGGCTTGCATTTCCGTTCGAGAGAACGAGATAGCGGCAGAGGCAATGGGTATCAATACAACCATGTATAAAGTGATGGCGTTTGTTATCGGAGCGTTTTTTGCGGGTGTGGCAGGCGGTTTGTCGGCGCATATGTTCTATATCCTGACTCCGCAGAGCTTCAATTTCCTCAAATCGTTTGAAATTCTTGTCATAGTGGTTTTGGGAGGCCTTGGAAGCACATCCGGTTCCATTGTGGGTGCCATTGTCTTGACTCTACTTTATACATGGCTTCAGGAGTGGCCGGAGATCCGGATGCTTGTTTATTCGGGATTGCTGGTCCTGATCATGATTTTCCGTCCGCAAGGACTGCTGGGAACACGCGAAATAACCTTCAACTTTCTGAAGAAAAGAGGGGTACAAGATGGCACAACAAACATTCCTTCTTGA
- a CDS encoding ABC transporter ATP-binding protein yields the protein MLKVDNINVYYGAIHALKGISLTVEAGEIVSLIGANGAGKSTLLKTLSGLLKPRTGNIEFLGKSIAGNKAQEIVKLGLIHCPEGRRVFANMSVEENLELGAYLRKDTEIKTDLAKVYQRFPRLQERRKQQAGTLSGGEQQMLAIGRALMARPKLLLLDEPSMGLAPLLVQEIFSIIQEINQSGTTVLLVEQNANQALKIAHRAYVLETGKIVLSGNAIELAESEEVKKAYLGA from the coding sequence GTGCTGAAGGTGGACAACATCAACGTCTATTATGGTGCGATTCACGCACTGAAAGGGATCAGCCTGACTGTCGAAGCTGGGGAGATTGTTTCTTTGATCGGGGCAAACGGAGCGGGCAAGTCAACTCTGTTGAAAACACTTTCCGGTTTGTTGAAGCCAAGGACTGGCAACATCGAGTTTCTGGGGAAATCGATTGCCGGCAACAAAGCGCAGGAGATTGTCAAACTGGGATTGATCCATTGTCCTGAAGGCCGACGTGTATTCGCCAACATGTCGGTGGAGGAAAATCTCGAACTGGGTGCTTACTTGCGCAAAGACACCGAAATCAAAACCGACCTGGCGAAAGTGTATCAACGTTTTCCCCGCTTGCAGGAACGCCGCAAACAGCAGGCCGGGACCCTGTCGGGCGGCGAGCAGCAAATGCTGGCCATCGGCCGGGCATTAATGGCTCGTCCAAAGCTTCTGTTGCTTGACGAACCTTCAATGGGCCTCGCACCCTTGTTGGTGCAAGAGATCTTTAGTATCATTCAGGAGATTAACCAATCGGGCACAACTGTTCTGCTGGTTGAGCAAAATGCGAACCAGGCTCTGAAGATTGCACACCGGGCTTATGTATTGGAAACAGGAAAGATAGTCCTGTCAGGAAACGCAATTGAATTGGCGGAGTCGGAAGAAGTGAAGAAGGCCTATTTGGGAGCCTGA
- a CDS encoding ABC transporter substrate-binding protein: MRKGLGLLLSGTLAFALAACGSNTGGQPAAKTSNGGSTAKQEKTISLGLTQFVEHPALDSVRKGIVDGLAEAGYQDGKNLVIDYQNAHGDMSNTVSIAQKFASDKKDIVVAIATPSAQAAAKTIQDKPVVFSAVTDPVSAQLVGSLDKPDKNVTGTSDKLSMDKQLELIQKFLPSLKKLGIIYTTSEVNSEVQVKEMEEAARKKGIEVFKAGITSSNEVQLAAQTLVDKAQAIFIPIDNTVVASVEGVLTPAQKAKIPVFASDIDTVKRGAVATYGIDYYKVGKQTGEMVARILKGQKVADTPVEVTREVNLTIHEKAAAAFGLTLSDELKNQAKEILK; this comes from the coding sequence TTGAGAAAAGGTTTAGGTTTGCTGCTGTCCGGAACATTGGCATTTGCATTGGCGGCATGCGGTTCAAATACAGGCGGTCAGCCTGCAGCGAAAACATCCAACGGCGGATCGACCGCCAAGCAGGAAAAGACGATTTCGTTAGGCCTTACCCAATTCGTGGAACACCCGGCCCTTGATTCTGTTCGGAAAGGAATTGTTGACGGTCTGGCGGAAGCGGGTTATCAGGATGGAAAGAATCTGGTGATTGACTATCAAAACGCGCATGGTGATATGAGCAATACCGTATCCATCGCTCAAAAATTTGCTTCCGACAAGAAAGACATAGTGGTAGCAATTGCGACCCCTTCCGCTCAGGCGGCAGCGAAAACGATTCAGGACAAACCAGTGGTTTTCAGCGCCGTAACGGATCCCGTCTCGGCGCAACTGGTAGGATCATTGGACAAACCCGACAAGAATGTGACAGGAACTTCCGATAAACTGTCCATGGACAAACAGTTGGAATTGATCCAAAAATTTCTCCCTTCCCTCAAAAAGCTGGGAATTATTTATACCACCTCCGAGGTGAATTCGGAGGTGCAGGTGAAAGAAATGGAAGAAGCGGCCCGCAAAAAAGGGATCGAGGTATTCAAAGCGGGCATCACCAGTTCAAATGAGGTTCAACTGGCGGCGCAAACCCTGGTCGACAAAGCGCAGGCCATTTTCATTCCAATAGACAATACTGTGGTAGCCTCGGTGGAAGGGGTATTGACTCCGGCACAGAAGGCCAAGATTCCGGTATTTGCTTCGGACATTGATACTGTCAAGCGTGGAGCTGTTGCAACCTACGGAATCGACTATTACAAGGTGGGCAAGCAAACGGGTGAAATGGTGGCCCGGATCCTGAAAGGCCAAAAAGTTGCCGATACGCCCGTGGAAGTGACCAGGGAAGTAAACCTGACGATTCATGAGAAAGCGGCAGCCGCATTTGGTCTGACACTTTCCGACGAATTAAAAAACCAGGCAAAAGAAATCCTCAAGTGA
- a CDS encoding EamA family transporter encodes MAESSFLFAVLAALSWGIAPLFEKWGVLHTSPYFTLLVQSLVVSVALLAVGLESGQFQQVFSLNKQSWLFLAIAGLLSGLLAQMFYFKALQHGEISRLIPLISSLQVVIATVSASFVWGETMNGMKVLGTLLIILGIYFIR; translated from the coding sequence TTGGCAGAATCAAGTTTCTTGTTTGCCGTATTGGCCGCGTTATCTTGGGGTATCGCGCCGTTGTTTGAAAAATGGGGAGTGCTTCACACATCTCCCTACTTTACCCTTCTGGTGCAATCCCTTGTTGTGTCGGTCGCCTTGCTGGCAGTTGGACTCGAATCCGGTCAGTTCCAGCAAGTTTTTTCATTAAATAAACAATCCTGGTTATTTTTGGCGATTGCCGGTCTGTTAAGCGGTTTGTTGGCACAAATGTTTTATTTCAAAGCACTGCAGCATGGTGAAATCAGCCGGTTGATTCCATTGATCAGTTCCCTGCAGGTTGTGATTGCCACCGTCAGCGCATCCTTTGTTTGGGGGGAAACCATGAACGGGATGAAAGTACTCGGGACCCTCCTTATAATCTTGGGGATATACTTTATAAGATAA
- a CDS encoding ABC transporter permease, protein MGIAINGAVEQGLLFAIMALGVYLTFRILNFPDLTVDGSFALGGALAAKLIIDGFNPFLATLIAMVAGAGAGAFTGILSTKGKINGLLAGILTMIALYSINLRIMGRANLPLLREDTLYTMIQDLRLPDIAIAGITLFTGTAIVFLVVVALVKLLIDWFLHTDTGLDVRATGDNPTMIRSFGANTDTATIIGLSLSNALVAMSGALVAQYQGFADVGMGIGMIVIGLASVIVGEVLFGNPTIVRATMAVILGSIVYRLVIAFALRSGLSPSDMKMITAFLVIIALTLPTIMKGAWKKGSKAMGGR, encoded by the coding sequence ATGGGGATTGCAATCAACGGCGCAGTCGAACAGGGACTGTTATTTGCCATCATGGCTTTGGGGGTCTATCTGACCTTTCGAATATTGAATTTCCCGGATCTGACGGTAGACGGAAGCTTTGCCTTGGGAGGAGCTTTGGCCGCAAAGCTCATCATAGACGGTTTCAATCCTTTTCTCGCCACCCTCATTGCGATGGTGGCGGGAGCGGGGGCTGGAGCTTTCACGGGAATCTTAAGCACCAAAGGAAAAATAAACGGTCTGTTGGCCGGAATCTTGACGATGATCGCTCTGTATTCCATAAACCTTCGGATTATGGGGCGGGCGAATCTGCCGCTGTTGCGGGAAGACACACTCTATACGATGATACAGGATCTGCGGCTGCCTGATATCGCGATTGCGGGTATTACATTGTTTACGGGTACAGCGATCGTCTTCCTGGTAGTCGTAGCACTCGTGAAACTGTTGATCGACTGGTTCCTGCATACCGACACGGGTCTGGACGTTCGGGCAACCGGCGACAATCCGACAATGATCCGCTCTTTTGGAGCCAATACCGATACCGCGACAATTATCGGGTTGAGTTTGTCAAACGCGTTGGTGGCGATGTCGGGTGCGCTGGTGGCACAGTACCAAGGTTTCGCGGATGTCGGGATGGGAATCGGCATGATTGTGATCGGTCTTGCCTCGGTGATTGTGGGGGAGGTCCTGTTTGGAAATCCCACAATCGTACGTGCGACAATGGCGGTGATTCTGGGCTCAATCGTTTACCGGCTGGTAATTGCATTCGCGCTGCGCTCCGGGTTGTCTCCCTCGGACATGAAGATGATTACCGCCTTCCTGGTCATCATTGCGCTGACTCTGCCGACAATCATGAAAGGCGCTTGGAAAAAGGGCAGCAAAGCAATGGGGGGGCGATAA
- a CDS encoding ABC transporter substrate-binding protein: MFSSKKNKMISLAFTSALALLTFTACGQKGASTQPAPASSGQPEKQVKIGIVQIVEHPALDAARNGFIEQMAKNGFVEGKNVVYDKQSAQGNMDTAISIAQKFQGDKVDLVLAIATPTAQAAAQTLKDTPILFTAVTDPVVAGLVKTMEKPGGNVTGTTDMNPVEEQLQLLKELKAGAKTVGVIYSSGEANSKVQVDLAKAASQKLGLTIVEKAITTATEVKQAAESMVGKVDAIYVPTDNTVVSSISAVLAVAEANKIPVIAGEENTVKSGAIATYGIDYTKLGQQTADMAAKVLKGQAKPADMPVEKQSQMKLVINKKAAERMGVTIPQSLLGRANEVIEK, from the coding sequence ATGTTTTCCAGCAAAAAAAACAAAATGATTTCTTTGGCATTCACTTCTGCTTTAGCGCTTTTAACCTTCACAGCGTGCGGGCAAAAAGGCGCCTCTACCCAACCGGCTCCGGCCTCATCCGGCCAGCCGGAGAAACAAGTCAAAATCGGAATCGTTCAGATCGTTGAACATCCGGCATTGGACGCAGCCCGCAACGGTTTCATCGAACAAATGGCCAAAAACGGTTTTGTGGAAGGGAAGAATGTGGTTTACGACAAGCAAAGCGCTCAAGGAAACATGGATACAGCCATCTCGATTGCCCAGAAATTCCAGGGTGACAAGGTGGACCTGGTGTTGGCGATTGCCACTCCGACAGCACAGGCTGCAGCACAAACATTGAAAGACACTCCGATTCTGTTTACGGCGGTAACGGACCCTGTTGTGGCGGGTCTGGTGAAAACCATGGAGAAGCCGGGCGGCAACGTAACCGGTACTACCGATATGAATCCGGTGGAGGAGCAGCTTCAGCTGCTGAAAGAATTGAAGGCGGGAGCCAAGACTGTTGGCGTGATTTACAGTTCAGGCGAAGCGAACTCCAAGGTACAGGTCGATCTGGCAAAGGCCGCTTCCCAGAAACTGGGCTTGACGATTGTTGAGAAGGCAATCACAACTGCGACTGAGGTGAAGCAGGCGGCCGAGTCCATGGTGGGCAAGGTTGATGCGATTTATGTGCCGACTGACAACACGGTCGTGTCTTCCATATCCGCCGTACTTGCCGTTGCCGAAGCGAACAAAATTCCTGTGATTGCGGGCGAGGAGAACACCGTAAAAAGCGGAGCCATCGCAACCTATGGCATCGATTATACCAAGCTTGGCCAGCAGACAGCGGACATGGCTGCCAAAGTTCTGAAGGGTCAAGCCAAACCTGCCGATATGCCTGTCGAGAAACAGTCGCAAATGAAACTGGTCATCAACAAAAAGGCCGCTGAGAGGATGGGCGTGACAATTCCCCAATCGCTGCTGGGCCGTGCAAACGAGGTTATTGAGAAGTAG